Proteins encoded by one window of Conger conger chromosome 1, fConCon1.1, whole genome shotgun sequence:
- the LOC133132351 gene encoding claudin-20-like: MMASAGVQIFAFILALLGIFGATVATLLPNWKVSADMGANIITAISQMQGLWMDCTWYSTGMFSCTLKYSVLSLPAYLQTARTTMVLSCVLAALGLCLASLGLKCTRWGGGRRAKRRAALAGGSCLVVAGLLCLVPASWFIDEVISSFLDSNVPESSKFEPGGAVYVAFVSSGFLFLGGAVFCLSCSGKRRGPRDPPMLGPPDKLLQQQQQQQQLQQQHLQHQQQQHLQHQHLQQQQLQQQHLQQQLQQQQFQPQFPQHLLLQPPPPPPPPPPQHQYCTLSPLDNRAGYSLQDYV, translated from the coding sequence ATGATGGCGTCGGCCGGCGTGCAGATATTCGCCTTCATCCTCGCCCTCCTGGGCATCTTTGGTGCCACGGTGGCCACCCTCCTGCCCAACTGGAAGGTGAGCGCAGACATGGGCGCCAACATCATCACCGCCATCTCGCAGATGCAGGGCCTGTGGATGGACTGCACCTGGTACAGCACCGGCATGTTCAGCTGCACCCTCAAGTACTCGGTGCTGTCCCTCCCGGCCTACCTGCAGACGGCCCGCACCACCATGGTCCTCTCCTGTGTTCTGGCCGCCCTGGGGCTCTGCCTGGCCTCCCTGGGGCTCAAGTGCACCCGCTGGGGGGGCGGGCGGCGGGCCAAGAGGCGGGCGGCCCTGGCCGGCGGCTCCTGCCTGGTGGTGGCCGGGCTTCTGTGCCTGGTGCCGGCGTCCTGGTTCATCGACGAGGTCATCTCCAGCTTCCTGGACTCCAACGTCCCCGAGAGCAGCAAGTTCGAGCCGGGGGGCGCCGTCTACGTGGCCTTCGTCTCCTCCGGCTTCCTCTTCCTGGGCGGAGCCGTCTTCTGCCTGTCCTGCTCGGGGAAGAGGCGCGGGCCGAGGGACCCGCCCATGCTGGGACCTCCGGACAagctcctgcagcagcagcaacagcaacagcagttgcagcagcagcacttgcagcaccagcagcagcagcacttgCAGCACCAGCacttgcagcagcagcagttacAGCAGCAGCATCTccaacagcagctgcagcagcagcagttccaGCCGCAGTTCCCGCAGCACCTTCTCCTCCAACCTCCGCCGCCACCGCCGCCTCCACCTCCGCAGCACCAGTACTGCACGCTCTCCCCGCTGGACAACCGGGCCGGCTACAGCTTGCAGGATTACGTGTAG